From Desulfosoma caldarium, the proteins below share one genomic window:
- a CDS encoding D-alanine--D-alanine ligase family protein: MFNIAEGLWGSGREAQVPALLNAYGIPYTFSDPLVLCVTLDKAVAKLMVQDAGLATAPFVVIRDLEEVPRVALPWPLFAKPVREGTGKGITAASKIHSGEQLEKVCEFLLRTYDQPVLVETFLPGREFTVGLLGSGKSARALGVMEVVLRENADAEVYSYDNKECCEERVFYWLVDDEEAREAARVAVEFWKVLGCRDVGRIDLRSDAAGRPHFLEANPLAGLHPHHSDLPIICTLLGMPYRDLISAILEEAKQRVFKTRERLERFSEKRTLSPQTFKEGRL, from the coding sequence GTGTTCAACATCGCCGAAGGACTCTGGGGATCGGGTCGGGAGGCGCAAGTGCCCGCCCTTTTGAATGCCTACGGAATCCCTTACACCTTTTCTGATCCTCTCGTTCTGTGCGTGACCCTGGACAAGGCGGTGGCCAAGCTTATGGTGCAGGACGCCGGTTTGGCCACGGCGCCTTTTGTGGTGATCAGGGACCTGGAAGAAGTCCCGCGCGTGGCGCTTCCCTGGCCCCTTTTTGCCAAGCCTGTGCGCGAAGGTACGGGCAAGGGGATTACGGCGGCATCCAAGATTCACTCTGGGGAGCAATTGGAAAAAGTTTGCGAGTTCCTCCTACGGACCTATGACCAGCCGGTCTTGGTGGAAACCTTTTTGCCCGGTCGGGAGTTCACCGTGGGGCTTTTGGGTTCGGGAAAGTCCGCGCGAGCTCTCGGCGTCATGGAGGTGGTGCTTCGAGAAAACGCGGATGCCGAGGTCTACTCTTACGACAACAAAGAGTGCTGTGAGGAACGGGTCTTTTACTGGTTGGTGGATGACGAGGAAGCTCGGGAGGCGGCTCGTGTGGCGGTGGAATTCTGGAAAGTGTTAGGATGCCGAGATGTCGGCCGCATCGACCTTCGCTCCGACGCGGCGGGACGCCCCCATTTTCTCGAAGCGAACCCTTTGGCGGGACTCCATCCCCATCATTCCGACTTGCCCATCATCTGCACGCTGCTCGGCATGCCTTACCGTGATCTCATCAGCGCCATCCTGGAGGAGGCCAAGCAAAGGGTTTTTAAAACACGCGAAAGGTTGGAAAGGTTTTCCGAAAAGAGGACCCTTTCTCCGCAAACGTTCAAGGAAGGGCGCCTTTGA
- a CDS encoding VWA domain-containing protein: MVDFIYGLMRAGIPISVHYILEFYRGLRAGVAPDLDRLFLFARLVFVKRVEHYDAFEQVFRQTFLGDPSVSPEDWENLLRGKPFEEWLRREVESGRLPPEALREFDSEELLERFRRTVMAQDGEHHGGNTWVGTGGRSPYGHSGRHGGGLRVQGESVHGTAQKVIGARRYIHYSDDTPLRSENLRQVLSTLKSLRPLGPESELDVDQTIERTAKNGGEIELVFQRELRNRVELIVLVDNGGYSMLPYVDLVKTVFNKIRDSFRDVRFFYFHNCIYGTVYADPQRRQPVAWDKLCAAGKKTRLIIIGDANMAPAELMASYGSIDPATAIRKPGFVWLRELREAFPVSVWLNPIPREHWALNSSTIARIGQIFHMEDLTLGGIKNATAYLNVQGQAVDQAA, translated from the coding sequence ATGGTGGATTTCATTTATGGCCTGATGCGCGCCGGGATTCCGATCAGTGTGCATTATATCCTGGAATTTTATCGAGGTTTGCGCGCCGGCGTGGCCCCCGACCTGGATCGCCTGTTTCTGTTTGCGCGCCTGGTGTTCGTCAAGAGGGTGGAACACTACGATGCTTTTGAACAGGTTTTTCGCCAAACTTTTTTGGGGGACCCTTCCGTGTCCCCCGAGGATTGGGAAAACCTCTTGAGGGGCAAGCCTTTTGAGGAATGGCTGCGGCGCGAAGTGGAAAGCGGCCGGCTTCCGCCGGAAGCCTTGCGCGAATTCGACAGCGAGGAGCTTCTGGAACGGTTTCGGCGCACGGTCATGGCGCAGGACGGCGAACACCACGGTGGAAACACCTGGGTCGGCACAGGCGGGCGATCCCCTTACGGCCATAGCGGCCGACATGGAGGCGGGCTGCGCGTTCAAGGCGAAAGTGTTCACGGCACGGCGCAAAAGGTCATCGGTGCGCGCCGGTATATTCATTACAGCGACGACACCCCGCTTCGCAGCGAAAACCTGCGCCAGGTTCTTTCCACCTTAAAAAGTCTGCGCCCGCTGGGTCCGGAAAGTGAACTGGACGTGGACCAAACCATCGAGCGCACGGCCAAAAATGGTGGCGAAATCGAATTGGTCTTTCAAAGGGAGCTGAGAAACCGCGTGGAACTCATCGTCCTTGTGGACAACGGCGGCTATTCCATGCTTCCCTACGTGGACTTGGTCAAGACGGTGTTCAACAAGATTCGCGACAGCTTTCGCGATGTGCGGTTCTTTTACTTTCACAACTGCATCTACGGCACCGTGTACGCCGATCCGCAGCGGCGCCAACCTGTGGCGTGGGACAAATTGTGTGCCGCGGGCAAAAAGACGCGTCTGATCATCATCGGCGACGCCAACATGGCTCCGGCGGAACTCATGGCTTCCTACGGGTCCATTGACCCGGCCACGGCCATTCGCAAGCCGGGTTTTGTGTGGCTTCGAGAGTTGAGGGAAGCTTTTCCGGTCAGTGTGTGGCTGAACCCCATTCCTCGGGAGCATTGGGCGCTAAACAGTTCCACCATCGCTCGTATTGGGCAGATCTTTCACATGGAGGATTTGACCCTGGGTGGCATCAAGAACGCCACGGCGTACCTCAATGTGCAGGGCCAAGCCGTGGATCAGGCGGCATAG
- a CDS encoding KamA family radical SAM protein — MENTDGQWRQETSSVMEESSEAEEPPSEPPGSETNDASASLRRIPRGSSRRSASTPLSDNAKSFKKKHFPSVSLALWNDWHWQVQHRFRSWNGLRRIMHLTDAEQAALQIPSGRFPVAVTPYYASLLDSENGQDPLRRSVLPLSEEWVRHPEESTDPLGEDKDSPVPGLVHRYPDRVLFLVTGFCSTYCRYCTRSWLVGRHGSGGHASRRLWERALAYIQATPAVRDVLISGGDPLTLADDALGWLLDRLRAIRHVEVLRIGTKVPAVLPQRITRDLVWLLRRDHPLWMSLHFTHPKELTPETAEACARLADAGIPLGSQTVLLKGINDDVTTLRALFQGLLRLRVRPYYLYQCDPINGSPHFRTTIARGLEIMDGLRGHTSGYAVPSYVVDAPGGGGKIPLLPDYVQGVDGEDLILRNYEHRLFRYPKAFEVVSGPGRVVHKAF, encoded by the coding sequence ATGGAAAACACCGATGGTCAATGGCGACAGGAGACCTCTTCAGTGATGGAGGAGTCTTCGGAGGCGGAGGAGCCTCCAAGCGAGCCTCCGGGTTCAGAAACCAACGATGCCTCAGCGTCCCTGCGGCGGATCCCTCGAGGCTCATCACGCCGATCCGCCTCCACGCCCCTCAGCGACAACGCCAAGTCCTTCAAAAAAAAGCATTTTCCCAGCGTTAGCCTTGCCTTATGGAACGACTGGCATTGGCAGGTGCAGCATCGGTTTCGATCGTGGAACGGACTGCGCCGCATCATGCACTTGACCGACGCGGAACAAGCCGCTCTTCAAATCCCCTCGGGTCGGTTTCCTGTGGCCGTCACACCTTATTATGCCAGTCTGTTGGATTCGGAGAACGGCCAGGATCCATTGCGGCGTTCGGTGTTACCGCTTTCCGAAGAGTGGGTGCGGCATCCCGAGGAATCCACGGATCCCCTTGGGGAAGACAAGGATTCACCGGTACCCGGACTGGTGCATCGCTATCCAGACCGGGTTCTCTTCCTGGTGACGGGTTTTTGTTCCACTTACTGCCGCTATTGCACGCGCTCTTGGCTCGTTGGGCGCCATGGATCCGGAGGCCATGCCAGTCGACGGTTATGGGAAAGGGCCTTGGCCTATATTCAAGCGACGCCTGCCGTGCGCGACGTGCTCATCTCCGGTGGCGACCCACTCACCTTGGCCGATGACGCCTTGGGATGGCTTTTGGATCGGCTTCGAGCCATAAGGCATGTGGAAGTCCTTCGCATCGGAACCAAGGTGCCTGCGGTTTTGCCGCAGCGCATAACCCGCGACCTGGTTTGGCTCTTACGCCGGGACCATCCCTTGTGGATGAGCTTGCATTTTACGCACCCAAAGGAATTGACTCCGGAGACGGCCGAGGCGTGCGCTCGGCTGGCGGATGCCGGCATTCCTCTGGGCAGCCAAACGGTGCTGCTCAAAGGGATCAACGACGACGTGACGACCCTGCGGGCTCTCTTTCAAGGCCTTCTGCGCCTTCGCGTGCGCCCCTATTACCTCTATCAGTGCGACCCCATCAACGGCTCGCCCCACTTTCGAACGACCATTGCTCGAGGTCTGGAAATCATGGACGGGTTGCGCGGCCACACGTCTGGGTATGCCGTGCCATCCTACGTGGTGGACGCGCCGGGAGGCGGCGGCAAGATTCCTCTCCTTCCCGACTATGTTCAGGGCGTGGACGGGGAGGATTTGATCCTTCGAAACTATGAACATCGCCTTTTTCGGTATCCCAAGGCCTTTGAGGTTGTTTCGGGGCCGGGGCGAGTGGTTCACAAGGCGTTCTGA
- a CDS encoding MFS transporter, with the protein MKRSSMASLNVWAGRPAPSFRMSLFLACALTFGFYTASYMRIPVVPLYAKSLGANTATVGWINSVFFLTAGCLSLPVGLLSDRWGRKRLALAGIFIVSLTCFALVWAGTPAQLMVIYFFFGIGLSAYGPTMMSYVADVSPLTHLGRSYGWYTTSLYVGMSVGPAIGAWIAERFGFQDVFVASGVLTAGLLFVLAVFLPAPQATAKADGKPPLGQLATEVLHSRPLWGCWLITLGLCFGLGMFVTFIPLHARQSAIPVASIGLIFMVQGISNAVSRIPFGHWSDRTKDRRRLVGLGSLGTAGAMVGFGAAHELWQFLVWAAVLGAGLALAFTSVGALIAAVSNPRSRGLAMGGYNTAIYMGIMAASAVMGAVITWEGYFFAFAAAAAFTAMCLILFGLFMKSTR; encoded by the coding sequence GTGAAACGCTCCTCCATGGCATCCCTCAATGTGTGGGCCGGGCGGCCAGCGCCGTCTTTTCGAATGAGTCTTTTCCTTGCCTGCGCACTCACCTTTGGATTTTACACCGCCTCCTACATGCGCATTCCCGTTGTGCCTTTGTATGCCAAGAGCCTCGGGGCAAACACGGCCACCGTGGGTTGGATCAATTCCGTCTTTTTCCTCACCGCCGGATGCCTTTCCCTGCCGGTGGGGCTGCTCTCGGATCGATGGGGACGCAAGCGGCTGGCCTTGGCGGGAATCTTCATCGTCAGCTTGACCTGCTTTGCCTTGGTCTGGGCGGGCACTCCGGCCCAACTTATGGTCATCTACTTCTTTTTCGGCATCGGCCTTTCGGCGTACGGACCTACCATGATGAGCTACGTCGCCGACGTTTCACCCCTGACCCATCTGGGGCGTTCCTACGGGTGGTACACCACCTCGCTGTATGTGGGCATGAGCGTCGGCCCTGCCATTGGCGCCTGGATTGCGGAGCGGTTCGGTTTTCAAGACGTCTTCGTGGCCTCGGGAGTGCTCACGGCCGGATTGCTCTTCGTGCTGGCCGTCTTCTTGCCGGCACCGCAGGCGACCGCTAAGGCCGATGGCAAACCGCCCTTGGGTCAACTGGCCACAGAGGTTCTCCACTCGCGCCCCCTATGGGGCTGCTGGCTCATCACCCTGGGTCTGTGCTTTGGACTGGGCATGTTTGTCACCTTCATTCCGCTGCATGCTCGACAAAGCGCCATTCCCGTGGCCTCCATCGGGCTCATTTTTATGGTTCAAGGCATTTCCAACGCCGTGTCGCGCATTCCCTTCGGGCATTGGAGCGATCGAACGAAGGACCGCAGGCGGCTGGTGGGTCTGGGGTCCTTGGGCACGGCAGGTGCCATGGTAGGCTTTGGCGCCGCCCATGAGCTGTGGCAATTTCTGGTGTGGGCAGCTGTGCTGGGCGCAGGTCTGGCTCTGGCCTTCACTTCCGTTGGGGCACTGATCGCCGCCGTGTCCAATCCTCGGTCGCGAGGCCTGGCTATGGGCGGCTACAATACCGCCATCTACATGGGGATCATGGCCGCCTCCGCCGTCATGGGCGCCGTCATCACATGGGAAGGCTATTTCTTCGCTTTCGCCGCCGCAGCGGCGTTCACGGCGATGTGCCTTATTTTGTTTGGCCTCTTCATGAAATCGACCCGCTGA
- the polA gene encoding DNA polymerase I, with translation MMEKKPTLYLIDASSYMYRAFYALGRRLTAPDGTPTQAVFGFHQMLQKVLREKQPEMLCVVYDPPAPTFRHALYPQYKATRDRMPEDLVVQVPLIKTMVDLMGIPSLEVPGYEADDVMATLVRQATEKGYAVVIVSGDKDLHQLVNEPLVLQWDPQKDELYTAEEVVKRLGVRPHQVRDLLALMGDSTDNVPGVPGVGEKTARELLRLFGSLDEVLRRVHEIPSASVRKKMESAQEAALLSRQLVSLREDAPVNFVVAECRRRPADVAGLRALYERLGLRRFLADLAKNLPSQTAAEMAAPPARRDVIVRNEPAFRRVLEEMRQASVLSIDLETTSQDAMLADIVGVALSWRDHEAVYIPIGHETRDSESQLPLAVVLEGLRPLLEAETPKKVGQNIKYEWVILKRHGIELHGIDFDTMVASYLLDPGNPSHRLERIVAEHLGEAKATYGDVAGVGAKQVPFAHVPVTKAAAYACSDAETTLRLVPILRKKLEQAGLSPLMDTLERPLIAVLARMEMRGVRVDTEKLEALSRILEEGLRREEQTIYAIAGGPFNIQSPVQLRDILFGKLQLPVIKKTKTGPSTDMSVLEELAAHHPIAQHIVAYRSLAKLKNTYVDTLPLLVHPHTGRIHTSYNQTVTATGRLSSSEPNLQNIPVRTEEGRRIREAFVADPGYGLLAADYSQIELRIFAHYSGDSRLLAAFEAGDDVHRRTAAEIFNVSPQDVTAEMRRQAKTVNFGIIYGMGPYGLAKQLKISQSQAKEMIERYFARYQGVKRWIERVIAQAHKRGYAETLLGRRRFIPELQSRNRSMRQLGERLAVNTTIQGSAADIIKKAMIDIDQEMQGCGCRSAMILQVHDELVFEVAEEEAGWMRAMVKERMESVVTLRIPLVVDMGYGKNWAEAHS, from the coding sequence ATGATGGAAAAGAAACCGACCCTTTATCTCATTGATGCCAGTTCCTACATGTACCGCGCCTTTTATGCCTTGGGCCGACGCCTGACGGCTCCGGACGGCACGCCCACCCAGGCGGTTTTCGGGTTTCATCAAATGCTCCAAAAGGTCTTGAGGGAAAAACAGCCAGAAATGCTGTGCGTGGTCTATGACCCGCCGGCTCCCACCTTTCGCCACGCCTTATACCCTCAATACAAGGCCACGCGGGATCGCATGCCGGAAGATCTGGTGGTGCAGGTGCCCCTCATCAAGACCATGGTGGATCTCATGGGGATCCCATCCCTGGAAGTTCCCGGCTACGAAGCCGACGACGTCATGGCCACTCTGGTTCGCCAGGCGACCGAGAAAGGCTACGCCGTGGTGATTGTGTCCGGAGATAAGGACCTGCATCAGCTGGTGAATGAACCGCTGGTGCTTCAATGGGATCCACAAAAGGACGAACTGTACACGGCGGAAGAAGTGGTGAAAAGGCTGGGTGTGCGCCCGCACCAGGTTCGAGACCTTTTGGCGCTCATGGGCGACAGCACCGACAACGTGCCCGGCGTGCCCGGTGTGGGCGAAAAGACGGCCCGGGAACTGCTGCGGCTGTTTGGAAGCTTGGATGAAGTGCTGCGCAGGGTTCATGAGATTCCCAGCGCATCCGTGCGCAAGAAGATGGAATCAGCCCAAGAGGCGGCGCTGCTTTCCAGGCAGCTGGTGAGCCTAAGGGAGGATGCTCCGGTGAACTTCGTGGTGGCGGAATGTCGCCGTCGCCCCGCCGACGTGGCGGGTCTTAGAGCATTGTATGAACGGTTGGGATTGCGCCGTTTTCTGGCCGATCTTGCCAAGAATCTTCCGTCCCAAACGGCGGCCGAAATGGCCGCGCCGCCTGCCCGCCGCGATGTCATTGTTCGAAACGAACCGGCCTTTCGCCGGGTTCTGGAGGAGATGCGGCAGGCGAGCGTTCTTTCCATCGATTTGGAAACCACGTCCCAGGATGCCATGCTGGCCGACATCGTGGGGGTGGCCTTAAGCTGGCGGGACCATGAAGCCGTCTATATTCCCATCGGCCACGAAACCAGGGATTCGGAATCTCAGCTGCCTTTGGCTGTTGTGCTGGAAGGACTTCGACCCCTCTTGGAAGCCGAAACGCCCAAGAAAGTAGGGCAGAACATTAAGTACGAATGGGTGATTTTAAAACGGCACGGCATCGAGCTGCACGGCATCGATTTCGACACCATGGTGGCCAGTTACCTCTTGGATCCGGGCAACCCGTCCCATCGTCTTGAACGCATCGTGGCCGAACATCTCGGGGAAGCCAAGGCCACCTATGGCGATGTGGCCGGCGTTGGCGCCAAGCAGGTGCCTTTTGCTCACGTGCCCGTGACCAAGGCGGCTGCCTATGCGTGCAGCGATGCGGAAACGACCTTGCGGCTCGTGCCCATTTTACGAAAAAAGCTGGAACAAGCCGGCCTCTCGCCCCTCATGGACACTCTGGAACGGCCGCTCATTGCCGTCCTGGCCCGCATGGAAATGCGAGGGGTGCGCGTGGATACGGAAAAACTTGAGGCTTTGTCCAGGATCTTAGAAGAAGGCCTGCGAAGGGAGGAACAGACCATCTACGCCATTGCGGGCGGGCCGTTCAACATCCAGTCTCCCGTGCAGCTCAGAGATATTCTCTTTGGCAAGCTGCAGCTTCCCGTGATTAAGAAAACCAAGACGGGTCCTTCCACGGACATGAGCGTTCTGGAGGAGCTGGCGGCGCATCACCCCATCGCCCAACACATCGTGGCGTATCGCAGTCTGGCCAAGCTGAAAAACACTTACGTGGACACCCTGCCCCTTCTGGTGCATCCCCACACCGGTCGCATTCATACCAGTTACAACCAAACCGTCACCGCCACGGGGCGTCTCAGCAGTTCGGAGCCCAATCTGCAAAACATTCCCGTGCGCACCGAGGAAGGGCGCCGCATTCGAGAAGCCTTTGTGGCCGATCCCGGCTATGGGCTCTTGGCGGCGGATTATTCTCAGATCGAACTGCGCATCTTTGCCCACTACAGCGGGGACAGCCGGCTTCTGGCCGCCTTTGAGGCGGGAGACGATGTTCATCGGCGCACGGCGGCGGAAATCTTCAATGTATCGCCGCAGGACGTCACGGCGGAGATGCGGCGCCAAGCCAAGACCGTTAATTTCGGCATCATTTATGGCATGGGTCCCTATGGACTCGCCAAGCAGCTCAAGATTTCCCAGAGCCAGGCCAAGGAAATGATCGAGCGTTATTTTGCAAGGTACCAGGGGGTGAAGCGCTGGATCGAGCGAGTGATTGCCCAGGCCCACAAGCGAGGCTATGCGGAAACCCTGTTGGGCCGACGCCGTTTCATTCCCGAACTGCAGAGCCGCAACCGCTCCATGCGCCAGCTTGGGGAAAGACTGGCCGTCAACACCACCATTCAGGGCTCGGCCGCCGACATTATCAAAAAGGCCATGATCGACATCGATCAAGAGATGCAAGGGTGCGGTTGCCGAAGCGCCATGATTCTTCAGGTCCACGACGAGCTGGTTTTTGAAGTGGCGGAAGAGGAAGCGGGCTGGATGCGGGCGATGGTCAAGGAACGCATGGAAAGCGTGGTCACGTTGCGCATTCCTCTGGTCGTGGACATGGGCTATGGAAAAAACTGGGCAGAAGCCCATTCGTGA
- a CDS encoding response regulator, giving the protein MEALNGVEVVETMEMITRNQRLILDLVMPEMNHWQTHQALQTTRPEVLAPLAQGEPGDNGR; this is encoded by the coding sequence ATGGAAGCGCTAAACGGCGTTGAAGTTGTCGAGACCATGGAAATGATTACCAGAAATCAACGGCTCATTCTGGACTTGGTTATGCCGGAAATGAACCACTGGCAGACGCACCAGGCCTTGCAAACCACACGGCCTGAGGTGCTTGCCCCTCTAGCCCAGGGCGAGCCTGGGGACAACGGCCGATAA
- a CDS encoding AAA family ATPase: MHKSSASMSLRFEGTDRYYLNPELREIVNIAIAMEKPLLLTGEAGTGKTQLAFEIARALQLRMEEARCKSTFKGEELCYVYDTVLRLNDSRFGSGDTGRDVNNIWDYIRFGPIGRAFTCEDRRVLLLDEIDKTDSDTQDNLLDVLEDGAFIIREINHKIRAKKRPIIIITSNAKRELSDPFLRRCFCHYIPFPGPEEMIKIVRLHYPDIPDAFLRASLETFYRLREEGFEKPPATAELLDWIGAMRASGVRGPGAGKDVAHIGTLLKRTQDILKFKGVRKSLRF; this comes from the coding sequence GTGCACAAGAGTTCGGCATCCATGTCCCTTCGCTTTGAGGGAACAGATCGGTACTATTTGAATCCGGAGCTGCGAGAGATCGTCAACATCGCCATAGCCATGGAAAAGCCACTGCTCCTTACGGGAGAAGCAGGCACGGGAAAGACCCAGCTCGCCTTTGAAATCGCTCGAGCGCTCCAGCTACGCATGGAGGAGGCTCGATGCAAGTCCACCTTCAAGGGCGAAGAATTGTGCTACGTCTACGACACGGTGTTGCGCCTCAACGATTCCCGCTTCGGCTCGGGGGACACGGGCCGGGATGTCAACAACATCTGGGACTATATTCGTTTCGGTCCCATCGGCCGGGCGTTCACCTGCGAGGACCGTCGAGTGCTTCTGTTGGATGAAATCGACAAGACGGATTCGGACACCCAGGACAATCTGCTGGATGTTCTGGAAGACGGCGCGTTCATTATCCGCGAGATCAATCACAAGATTCGAGCTAAAAAGCGCCCGATTATCATCATCACAAGCAATGCCAAACGGGAACTTTCGGATCCCTTTCTACGCCGGTGCTTTTGCCATTACATTCCCTTTCCCGGTCCCGAAGAGATGATCAAGATTGTGCGGCTCCATTATCCAGACATTCCCGACGCCTTCCTGCGTGCCTCCCTGGAAACCTTTTACCGTTTGCGCGAAGAAGGCTTTGAAAAGCCGCCCGCCACCGCTGAACTTTTGGACTGGATTGGTGCCATGCGAGCCAGCGGCGTGCGCGGTCCCGGGGCCGGGAAAGACGTGGCCCATATCGGCACGCTGCTCAAAAGAACCCAGGACATTTTGAAGTTCAAAGGGGTTCGCAAGAGCCTTCGCTTTTGA
- a CDS encoding tRNA lysidine(34) synthetase, whose product MAYIDKEVRKLVGKAVHHYGLIDPGDRIAVAVSGGKDSVLLLWLLRERLRRVPIHYELVAVHVDLGFTPSTAEPLETFFRAEGFDYRILRTDYGLHAHSPQNRENPCFLCARRRRAAIFREARALGCSKVALAHNQDDFIETFFVNICYGAQTASMVPRQSFFGGTLVVIRPLALVDSHKVDRLVRRLGLPTMDNPCPSASRNARRRIREFLFDLYRSNRKIRGNIFHAMSHVNLEYLPPALPRRPGSTRGTPRGAAQHDGKETDPLSH is encoded by the coding sequence GTGGCTTACATAGACAAAGAAGTGCGCAAACTGGTGGGCAAGGCGGTCCACCATTACGGTTTGATCGACCCCGGCGATCGCATTGCCGTGGCCGTCTCGGGCGGCAAGGACAGCGTGCTGCTGCTGTGGCTGCTACGAGAACGATTGCGGCGCGTGCCTATTCATTATGAGCTTGTGGCCGTTCATGTGGATTTAGGGTTTACGCCGAGCACGGCGGAACCCCTGGAAACTTTTTTCCGAGCGGAAGGGTTCGATTACCGAATACTTCGCACCGATTACGGGCTGCATGCGCACAGTCCACAGAATCGAGAAAATCCGTGCTTTCTCTGCGCGCGAAGGCGCCGTGCCGCCATCTTTCGCGAAGCCCGAGCCTTGGGATGTTCCAAGGTGGCCTTGGCCCACAATCAGGACGACTTCATCGAAACGTTTTTCGTCAACATTTGCTACGGAGCCCAGACGGCGAGCATGGTGCCACGGCAAAGTTTTTTCGGTGGAACTCTGGTGGTCATTCGCCCTTTGGCTCTGGTGGACAGCCATAAGGTGGACCGTCTCGTGCGCCGCCTGGGTCTTCCCACCATGGACAACCCGTGCCCGTCAGCCAGCCGCAATGCCCGCCGTCGAATTCGAGAGTTCCTTTTTGACCTGTACCGGTCCAATCGAAAGATTCGGGGGAACATTTTTCATGCCATGAGCCATGTGAACCTGGAGTATCTGCCGCCTGCACTGCCCCGGCGGCCGGGTTCGACTCGCGGGACGCCACGAGGAGCCGCACAGCATGATGGAAAAGAAACCGACCCTTTATCTCATTGA
- a CDS encoding YitT family protein: MKALVTFFRRRSGQDWKSLGVNLGLIAAGSGIYVLGLNAVLIPQKLLSGGVVGVAVILHYLYPSVDVGHFYLLCNIPLMVLGWFSISRRFMGYTLFGMVFFSVAASWIKVPAVTLSDPLLSAVLAGVLCGVGGGIVLRSLGSAGGLDILVIYLNTRWGLRVGVVYMAANALILGVGAFFFGLERALLSVVYVYASSRVVDTVLVGFNRRKMALIITSKVDEVADFILYTIRRGVTFLKGRGGFSGQDREVILTVTTLTELPKLKESVFRMDPQAFVIINDTLEVLGKRHGHLKIY, from the coding sequence ATGAAAGCGTTGGTCACGTTTTTCCGCCGCAGATCCGGTCAAGACTGGAAATCGCTCGGCGTCAATCTCGGCTTGATTGCAGCCGGAAGCGGGATCTACGTTTTGGGCCTCAATGCCGTGCTCATTCCCCAGAAACTGCTCAGCGGCGGTGTGGTGGGTGTCGCCGTCATTTTGCACTATCTGTACCCGTCCGTGGACGTGGGGCACTTTTACCTGCTGTGTAACATTCCGCTCATGGTCTTGGGATGGTTTTCCATCAGCCGTCGGTTCATGGGATACACCCTGTTTGGCATGGTGTTTTTTTCCGTGGCCGCTTCCTGGATCAAGGTTCCTGCCGTGACCTTGAGTGATCCTCTGCTGTCGGCGGTGCTGGCCGGAGTCTTGTGCGGGGTGGGCGGAGGCATCGTGCTGCGTTCCCTTGGATCGGCCGGAGGTTTGGACATCTTGGTCATTTATTTGAATACGCGCTGGGGCCTTCGTGTGGGCGTGGTTTACATGGCGGCCAACGCCCTGATTCTCGGCGTGGGAGCCTTTTTTTTCGGCCTGGAGAGAGCCCTTTTGTCCGTAGTTTACGTGTATGCGAGCAGTCGTGTGGTGGATACCGTTTTGGTGGGATTCAATCGTCGTAAGATGGCCCTGATCATCACATCCAAGGTGGATGAAGTGGCTGATTTTATTTTGTACACTATACGACGTGGTGTGACGTTTCTCAAGGGCAGGGGAGGATTTTCCGGACAGGATCGAGAAGTGATTCTGACGGTCACAACCCTTACGGAACTGCCCAAACTTAAAGAATCCGTTTTCCGCATGGACCCCCAGGCCTTTGTCATCATCAACGACACCCTGGAAGTACTGGGAAAACGCCACGGCCACCTGAAGATCTATTGA
- a CDS encoding GNAT family N-acetyltransferase codes for MEEIFVANDLAHQSLNLGPESGYFFIIAEISGQVVGYTCYGPIVGTAGRFDLYWIVVHPAYQGRGIGRRLLEETERAIWNAGGRRV; via the coding sequence GTGGAAGAGATTTTCGTGGCCAACGACTTGGCCCACCAAAGTCTTAACCTGGGGCCGGAATCCGGCTATTTTTTCATCATTGCGGAAATTTCAGGTCAGGTGGTGGGCTACACCTGTTACGGGCCCATTGTGGGAACGGCCGGCCGATTCGACCTTTATTGGATCGTGGTGCATCCGGCCTATCAGGGCCGCGGTATCGGACGAAGGCTTCTTGAAGAGACCGAAAGGGCCATCTGGAATGCCGGAGGCCGACGGGTGTAG